CCGTGAAGCTCTTGCCCATCGCCCGCAGCCCGAACACGTAGAAGGGCAGGTTGAAGGCGAACAGCAGCACACCGAGCGGCCAGCCCGCCGCGTAATGCAGCAGGAAGGCAAGCCCGGTCGTGCCGCCGGTGAGCAGCGCCGCCTCGCGGAACATCACCACCGCCAGCCCGACGAACAGGCTGCCGATCAGTACGCCCTGCACGTCTTCGATCAGGCTGTGGCGAGCGGGCGTCGGGAGCGGAGCGGATGCGGTCATGGCGGAGCGAGGCAGGGTGGAATGCGGTTGCGGTCCGCCGATGATAGCGGCCCGCACGCGCGGCCGACACCGGGCGCGCGTGCGGCGGCAGGCCGGAGGGCTTTGCTATGATGCCGGCGATGAAAACGTCACGATCCCGTTTTGCCGACGTGCGCGGCGTGCGCTACCACCTGCGCGAGTGGGGCGGGGAAGGTGCGCCCAAGCTGTTCATGCTGCATGGCTGGATGGACGTGTCGGCCTCGTTCCAGTTCGTCGTCGATGCGCTCGCGCACGAATGGCACGTGATCGCGCCCGACTGGCGCGGTTTCGGCCGCAGCGGCTGGTGGGGCGACGGGTACTGGTTTCCCGACTACCTCGCCGACCTCGACGCCATCCTGCGCATGGTCGAACCCGATGCGCCGGTGCGGCTGGTCGGGCACAGCATGGGCGGCAACGTGGCCTGCATGTATGCCGGCGTGCGCCCCTCCCGGGTTGCCAGGGTCGTGGCGCTGGATGCCTTCGGCCTGGTGGACCGTGCGGCCGACGAGGCGCCCGGCCGCTACGAGAAGTGGCTGAACGAACTCGCCGGACCGGCCACGTTTCGCGACTATGCCGATTTCGATGCGCTCGCGCAGCGGCTGCAGCGGGATAATCCGCGCCTGCCGGCCGAACGCGCGCGCTGGCTGGCGGGGCATCTGGGCGAGCGGGTCGGGTGCGAGGGCGGCACCGTGGTGCGCCTGGCGGGCGATCCCGCGCACCGGCGGGTGAATCCGGTGCTCTATCGCCGGGCCGAGGCCGAAGCCTGCTGGCGCCGGGCGACCGCACCGGTGATGTGGGTGGAGCCCGCCGATCCGGCTCTGCGCCGGCACCTGGGCGTGGGCGACGAAGCGCACGACGCGGCCCGCGACTGCTTTCGCGCGCTCAGCGTCGTGACGCTGGAGGGCGCCGGCCACAATCTGCACCACGAGCAGCCGGAGGCGCTGGCGCGAATCATCGAGCCCTTCCTGCTGTCACAATAACGGACCGGACGCCCGGCCGACCCCGGCTGCAAGGGCGCGTACCGGCCTCGCCATGCAAAGACCATGAGTCCCACGAACGTCGATCTCCATTGTCATTCCACCGTGTCCGACGGCTGGCTGGAGCCGCAGGCGCTGGTGCGCCGTGCCGCATCCAACGGCGTCGAGCTGCTGGCGCTGACCGACCACGACGAGGTGAGCGGCATCGATGCCGCGGCCGAGGCTGCTGCGGGGCTGGGCGTGCGGCTGGTGGCGGGCGTGGAGGTCTCGGTCTCGTTCGCCGGCGAGACGGTGCATATCGTCGGGCTGGGCATCGACCACCGCTGCCCGACGCTGGTCGAGGGGCTTGCCGCCCTGCGCGCCGGCCGCGATGGGCGCGCGAGGCGCATGGGCGACGAACTGGCGCGCTGCGGCATCGCCGGCGCCTACGAGGGCGCCCGGCGCTTCGCCCGCAATCCGGCGCTCGTCAGCCGCGCGCATTTCGCCCGCCATCTGGTGGCGAGCGGCGTGATGCCGGACGTCAAGACCGTGTTCGACCACTATCTCGCGCGCGGCAAGCCCGGCTTCGTCGACCACCGGTGGGCGCCCCTGGCGGAAGCGGTGGGCTGGATCAGGGCTGCCGGCGGCATCGCGGTGGTCGCTCATCCGGCGCGCTACCGCCTGTCGTCGGCCGACATGGCGCGGCTGTTCGACGAGTTCGCCGCCGCCGGCGGCGAGGGCGTGGAGGTGGTATCCGGCGCGCACAGCGACGACGAGATGCGCCGCTTCGCCACCGTCGCCCGCCAGCGCGGCCTGCTCGCCTCGCGCGCCTCCGATTTCCACGGCGAGCACGAAAGCCCGGTCGACGTCGGCCGCTGCAACCCGCTGCCGCCCGACCTCGCGCCGGTGTGGACGCGCCTCATCTGAAAACGACAACACGACGCCGCTACGAAAAAAATGGCCCAGTTCTTTTCCGTGCATCCCGAGCAACCCCAGCCGAGACTGATCCGGCAGGCCGCCGAAATCCTGCGCAACGGCGGGCTGATGGCCTTCCCGACGGATTCGGCGTATGCGCTGGGCTGTCTCGCGGGCGACGCCAGCCTGCTCGAGCGCATCCGCCGCATCCGCGGCGTGGACGAGCGCCACCACTTCACCCTGATGTGCCGCGACCTGTCCGAGATCGCCACCTACGCCCGCGTGGACAACAGCCAGTATCGCCTGCTGAAGGCGGTCACGCCCGGCCCCTACACCTTCATCCTGGAGGGGACGAAGGAACTGCCGCGCCGCGTGCTGCATCCCCGGCGCAAGACCATCGGGCTGCGCATCCCGGAACACGCGGTGGTCAGCGCCCTGCTGGCCGAACTTGACGGCCCGCTGCTGACTTCGACGCTGCTGCTGCCGGGCGAGGATCTGCCGCTGTCGGACCCGGAGGATATACGCGACCGCCTGGGCAAGCAGATCGATCTGGTGATCGATGCCGGCTATTGCGGGCCGGAGGCCACCACCGTCATCGACCTCACTTCGGGTGTCCCGGAACTCGTGCGCGCGGGGCGCGGCGACTTGTCGCCCTTCGGCCTGGAAGCCGCGTAGGGCGCCCGCAGGCCGGCGGCATGCGCCGCGGGGCGGGGCGGGGCGGGGCGGAGGGGCTCTGCTAGAATGCGCATTTCCCTGCCCGTCGTCACATGGATTCCCTGATCTCCACGCTCGCCATCTGGGCGCTGCCCGTCGTGCTCGCGATCACGCTGCACGAGGCGGCGCACGGCTACGTGGCGCGCCATTTCGGCGATCCCACGGCGGACCTGGCCGGCCGCATCACCCTCAATCCGCTGCGCCACATCGACCCGGTCGGCACGGTGCTGGTGCCGGCGCTGATCCTCGCCGCGAGTTCGTTGTTCAGCGGCGGCGGCATCCTGTTCGGCTGGGCGAAGCCGGTGCCGGTCAATTTCGGCCGCCTGCACAATCCCAAGGCGGACATGCTGTGGGTGGCGGCGGCCGGTCCCTTCGCCAACCTGCTGATGGCGCTGGGCTGGGGCATCCTGTTCAAGATCGCGACCAGCACCTCGGCGGGCGAGTACACCGTCCCGATGATGAAGATGGCCGATGCCGGCATGCAGATCAACATCGTGCTGATGGTGCTGAACCTGTTTCCGCTGCCGCCGCTCGACGGCGGACGCATCGCGGTCAGCCTGCTGCCCAATCGCCTCGCATGGCAGTTCGCGCGCATCGAACCGTACGGCTTCCCCATCCTGCTCGTGCTGCTGTTCACCGGTGTGCTGGGGATGATCCTGTGGCCGCTGATGGCGATCTTCCGCTACCTGCTCGCGCTGGCGCTCGGCTTCTGAAGCGGTGAGGGAGACGATGCCCCGGTCCGATGAACGGCGCTCTGCCGCCGTGCGCGCATGAACCTCCCGCTGGAACTGGTGCCGCTCGAATCCGCGGCCGGGCTCGACACGGTGGCGCGGCTGTATGGCGAGCCCCTGCTCGAACTGCCGAAAGACCTGTATATTCCGCCCGACGCGCTGCAGGTCTTCCTCGAAGCCTTCGAGGGGCCGCTGGATCTGCTGCTGTACCTGATCCGCAAGGCCAACCTCAACGTGCTCGACATTCCGATGGCGCCGCTGACGGCGCAGTATCTGGAATACGTCGAGGCGATGCGGGCGTCGAACCTGGAACTGGCGGCCGAGTACCTGCTGATGGCGGCGGTGCTGCTCGAGATCAAGTCCCGCATGCTGCTGCCGCGCCCGCCGCGCGACGGCGCCGAGGAAGAGGACCCTCGCGCCGAACTGGTGCGCCGCCTGATCGAGTACGAACAGATGAAGCTCGCCGCCGCGCGGCTCGAGCAGTTGCCGCGGGCCGAGCGCGACTTCGAGTGGGTGGGCGTGTTCGTCGCCGAAAAGGTGGTGGAGCGCCAGCCCGAGGTGAGCCTGCACGACCTGCAACTGGCCTGGCTGCGCATCATGAAGAAGGCGCGGCTGACGCAGCACCACCGTGTCGGCCGCGAACAACTGTCGGTACGCGAGCACATGACGTCCATCCTGCGCAGGCTGCAGGACGGCGCCTATGTCGTGTTCGACACGCTGTTCGACGTCGGTCTCGGCGCGCCCGGGCTGGTGGTGAGCTTTCTCGCCGTGCTCGAGCTGGTCAAGGAAAAGCTGGTCGAAGTGACCCAGAACGAGGCTTTTGCGCCCATCTACGTGAAACTGGCCGATGGAACCCGCGACGACGCCTGAAGCCTGGCTGCGCATCATCGAGGCCGCCCTGCTGGCGACGCCGGCGCCGCTGGCGGTGTCGGACCTGCGCCGGCTGTTCGACGAAGACCCGGGGCCGGAGACGGTGCGCCGGCTGCTGGACGAACTGCGCGCCGAATGGGCCGCTGCGGGCCGCGGCGTGGAACTGGTGCAACTGGCGAGCGGCTGGCGCTTCCAGACGCGGCCGCAATATCAGGTCTACCTGGACCGGCTCAAGGAAGAGAAACCGCCGCGCTACTCGCGCGCGGTGATGGAAACGCTGGCGATCATCGCCTACCGCCAGCCGGTGACGCGCGGCGACATCGAGGACATCCGCGGCGTCGCGGTGTCGCCCAACGTCCTGAAGACACTGGAATCGCGCGGCTGGATCGATGTCGTCGGCCACCGCGACACGCCCGGCCGGCCCGCGCTGTTCGCGACCACGCGGCGCTTTCTCGACGACATGGGGCTGCGCAGCCTGACCGAACTGCCTGCGCTGACCGAAATAGAAAGGATCATGGATCTTGTCGACACCTCGCAAATCGAACCGGCCGCTGCGGCCGCCCCTGAAGAAGAAGCCTGAGGCGATCGAGATCCTCGACCGCAGCGACGGGCCGCGGCGCGGGGGGGGCGCCGGCGACCGCGGACAGCGCGACGAGGATGCGCAGCCGCGCGGCCGCGACGCCCACCTGAACGCCGACCCGAGGGGGCCGCGCGCGCCGCGCGGCGCACGAAAGGGCGGCGAGCCGCGCGAGGACGGGAATGCCGAGTCGCGGCCCGATGCGCACCAGTCCGCGCTCGGCCGCCCGGAGCGCGGCGAGCGTCCCGCGCGCGGCGCGGGCAGGCGGGGGCAGGGCGGCGGACGCAACGCCCCGACCGTGCTGGCCGAACCCGAGCGCCTGCAGAAGGTGCTCGCCCAGGCGGGCGTGGCGTCGCGGCGCGAGATCGAGGAACTGGTGATCGCCGGCCGCATCTCGGTGAACGGGCTGCCGGCCTCGCTGGGGCAGAAGATCGGCCCGGGCGACCGCGTCAAGCTCAACGGCAAGCTGATCCCGCTGCGCTTCGCCCAGCGCACGCCGCGCGTGCTGATCTATCACAAGCCCGAGGGCGAGATCGTGTCGCGCGACGATCCCGAAGGCCGCCCGACCGTGTTCGAGCGCCTGCCCGTGCTGCGCAAGGGGCGCTGGCTGGCGGTGGGGCGGCTGGACTTCACGACCTCGGGCCTGCTGCTGTTCACCAACGACGGCGAACTCGCCAACCGGCTGATGCACCCCCGCTACGAACTGGAGCGCGAATACGCGGTGCGCGTGCTCGGCGAACTGACCGAGGAGCAGGCCCGTTCGCTCACCGAGGGCATCCAGCTCGAGGACGGCGTGGCGCGTTTCAACGGCCTGCGCGACGAAGGCGGGGAAGGCGCGAACCACTGGTATCGTGTCACCATCTCGGAAGGGCGCAACCGCGAGGTGCGGCGCATGTTCGAGTCGGTCGGCCTCACCGTGAGCCGCCTGATGCGCGTCCGCTACGGCCCGGTCGAACTGCCCGCGCGGCTCAAGCGCGGGATGTGGATGGAGATGCCCGAGGCCGACGCCTGCAGGCTGGCCGGCGTCCCGGTGCCCCAGCGCCGGCCGGACGAGCGCGACAAGCGTCCTCCCAAGCTGCACCACACCATGCCCCGGGCGCGCTGAAAACGCCGCGCCTGCCTCGCCCATCCGCCGCCGGGCGGCCTGTGCCACCCGAGTTTGCCCGGCTTTCGGTTTTGAAGCTATAATCAGTCGGCTTTGATGGATGGTTTTTCTGAATGTGGCTTATCGGACGCATTTGGCGGGCGATCTGTCATCCAGTTGTGGCCAGCGGAATTCGGTGACCGGCGGAATTCGGCGTGGTCGGCAGGAATGGGCGTTTCGCCCATTTTTTATTTGTGGCGCGGGTGGTGGTGATGCGGGCAGGAATCGAGAAACTGATCGAACAGGTCGTGACCGGGCTGGGCTTCGAACTCGTGGATGTCGAGTTCTCCCCCAAGGGGCGGTTGCTGCGCGTCTTCATCGACGTCGAGCGCGGCATCACCGTCGATGACTGCGCCACCGTCAGCAACCAGTTGCAGCGCGTGTTCGAGGTGGAAAACGTCGATTACGACCGGCTCGAGGTGTCCTCGCCGGGGCTGGACCGCCCGCTCAAGAAGCTTGCCGACTTCGAGCGCTTCGCCGGCAGCGAGATCCAGTTGCGCGTGTCGCTGCCCATCAACAACCAGCGTAATTTCGTCGGTGTGCTCGAGGGGGTGCGCGATGGCGCCGTGGTACTCGCCACCGACAAGGGCGAGATGCTGTTCCCGTTCGACGACATCGAAAAGGCACGCCTTGTACCCAAATTCTGAGACTGTGGAAGTGGAGGTTTTACTGAAATGAGCCGCGAAATTCTGCTGCTTGTCGATGCGCTGGCACGGGAAAAGAACGTCGCCAAGGACATCGTGTTTGCCGCGCTCGAGTCCGCGCTGGCCTCCGCGACCAAGAAGCGCATCCACGACGATGCCGACGTGGTGGTGTCGATCGACCGCGAGACGGGCGATCACCAGTCGTTCCGGCGCTGGGTGGTGATGCCCGACGAGGAGGTCACCAACGACGAGGCCGAGATGGGCATCATCGATGCGCGCGAGATCGATCCCGACATCCAGCTCGGCCAGTACATCGAGGAACAGCTCGAGCCGATCGACTTCGGCCGCATCGGCGCGCAGGCCGCCAAGCAGGTCATCCTGCAGAAGATCCGCGACGCCGAGCGCGAACAGGTGCTGAACGACTTCCTCGACCGCAAGGAATTCCTCGTCTCCGGCTCCATCAAGCGCATGGAGCGCGGCAGCGCGATCATCGAGGTGGGCCGCATGGAGGCGGTGCTGCCGCGCGACCAGCAGATCCCGCGCGAGAACCTGCGCGTCGGCGATCGCGTGAAAGCCTATCTGCTCAAGATCGACCGCGGCGCCCGCGGCCCGCAATTGATCCTGTCGCGCACCGCGCCCGAGTTCCTGGTGAAGCTGTTCGAACTCGAGGTGCCCGAGATCGAGGACGGCCTGCTCGAGATCAAGGCTTGCGCCCGCGACCCCGGGCTGCGCGCCAAGATCGCGGTGAAGTCGAACGATCCGCGCATCGACCCGATCGGCACCTGCGTGGGCCTGCGCGGCTCGCGCGTCACCGCGGTGCGCAACGAGATCGGCGGCGAGCAGATCGACATCATCGTGTGGGCGCCGGACCCGGCCCAGTTCGTGGTCGCCGCGCTGCAGCCGGCCGAGGTGGTGTCCATCGTCGTCGACGAGGAAGCGCACGCGATGGACGTGGTGGTCGACGAGAACAACCTCGCCATCGCGATCGGCCGCAACGGCCAGAACGTGAAGCTCGCCTCCGAACTCACGGCCTGGACGATCAACCTGATGAGCGAGCAGGAATCGGCCGAGAAGACCGCCCAGGAGCAGCAGGGCCTGCGCGCCCTGTTCATGGAAAAGCTGGACGTCGACGAGGAAGTCGCCGACATCCTGATCGAGGAAGGCTTCTCCTCGCTCGAAGAGATCGCCTACGTGCCGCTGGCCGAGATGCTCGAGATCGAAGCCTTCGACGAGGACACGGTCAACGAGCTGCGCAACCGTGCGCGCAACGTGCTGCTGACCGAGGCGATCGTCACCGAAGAGCAGTTGGAGAACGTCTCCGACGACCTGCTCAACCTTGACGGCATGGATAAATCCCTTGCCGCCGGACTGGCCCGGAAGGGCATTCGTACCCGTGACGACCTCGCCGACCTCGCCGTCGACGAACTGGTCGAAATGGCCGGGATCGACGAAGAGCGAGCCAAGGCGCTGATTTCCGTCGCGCGCGCCCATTGGTTCGAGGAATGATGGGAGGGCAGCAATGGAACAAATGAGCGTGACCCAGTTTGCCGGCGAACTGAGAATGCCGGCCGCGGCGCTGCTCGAGCAGTTGAAGCGTGCGGGCGTCGACAAGGCAGGCCCCGCGGACCTGCTCACCGAACAGGACAAGGCACGGCTGCTGGAGTATCTGCGCCGTTCGCATGGCGATACCGAGCCCAAGGGCAAGATCACCCTGACGCGCAAGCAGACGACCGAGATCCGCTCGACCGATTCCACCGGGCGGGCGCGTACGGTGCAGGTCGAAGTGCGCAAGAAGCGCACCTTCGTCAAGCGCGACGAACTCGTGGCGGAAGCCGCCGCTGCCGCCGGCGAGGGTGCGGCGCCGGCGGAGCAGCCGGCCGCGGCCGAACTGCCGCCGCTCGAGCCGGTGGTGCCCGTCGAGGCGGTGGCAGAACCGGTCGCCGCAGCGCCGGTGGAGCCCGTGATCGAGCAGCCCCAGGTGGTCGAGGCCGTCGAGGCGCCCGCGCCGGCTGCCGAACCCGAGCCTGCGCCGGAGATCGAGGCAGAGGTGGAGGCGGAGCCCGAGGCGCCTGCCGAGGAGCCTGCCGTTGCCGAAGGCGATGACAAGCCGGCCGCGAAGACGACCACGACGCTGGTGCGTCCGAAGCCGGTATCGATCAACGAACTGCTGAGCGACGAGGAACGCGCCGTCCGCGAACGCGAGGCGATGCGCGCGCGCGCGCTGGCCGAGCGCCAGGCGGCCGACCTGCGCGCCCGCCAGGAGCGCGAGGCCGCGGCGCGCGCCGCCGCCGAAGCGCGCAAGGCCGAGGAAGAGGCCCGTCTGCGCGCCGAGCAGCAGAAGAAGGATGAAGTCGCCAAGCCGGCGCCGGCCAAGGGGCCGTCGGGCACGCTGCACCGTCCGGCCAAGTCCGACGACAAGTCTGCCAAGGACGGCAGGCGTGGCCCCGCCGCGCCTGCGCGCGAGACCGACGGCGCGAAGCGCCGGGGCGGCCTGAAGACGCGCGGCGAGGTGGGCGCGGCCGCGGGCAGCGGCTGGCGCGGCGGCGGCAAGGGCGGCGGCCGTCATGGCCGGTCGCAGGACGAGCGCCAGGCGTTCCAGGCGCCCACCGAGCCGATCGTCCGCGAGGTCCATGTGCCCGAGACCATCACCGTGGCCGATCTGGCGCACAAGATGGCGGTGAAGGCCACCGAGGTCATCAAGGCCCTGATGAAGATGGGGTCCATGGTCACCATCAACCAGGTGCTGGACCAGGAAACGGCGATGA
This DNA window, taken from Thauera sp. K11, encodes the following:
- a CDS encoding 3',5'-nucleoside bisphosphate phosphatase, encoding MSPTNVDLHCHSTVSDGWLEPQALVRRAASNGVELLALTDHDEVSGIDAAAEAAAGLGVRLVAGVEVSVSFAGETVHIVGLGIDHRCPTLVEGLAALRAGRDGRARRMGDELARCGIAGAYEGARRFARNPALVSRAHFARHLVASGVMPDVKTVFDHYLARGKPGFVDHRWAPLAEAVGWIRAAGGIAVVAHPARYRLSSADMARLFDEFAAAGGEGVEVVSGAHSDDEMRRFATVARQRGLLASRASDFHGEHESPVDVGRCNPLPPDLAPVWTRLI
- a CDS encoding segregation and condensation protein A; this encodes MNLPLELVPLESAAGLDTVARLYGEPLLELPKDLYIPPDALQVFLEAFEGPLDLLLYLIRKANLNVLDIPMAPLTAQYLEYVEAMRASNLELAAEYLLMAAVLLEIKSRMLLPRPPRDGAEEEDPRAELVRRLIEYEQMKLAAARLEQLPRAERDFEWVGVFVAEKVVERQPEVSLHDLQLAWLRIMKKARLTQHHRVGREQLSVREHMTSILRRLQDGAYVVFDTLFDVGLGAPGLVVSFLAVLELVKEKLVEVTQNEAFAPIYVKLADGTRDDA
- the nusA gene encoding transcription termination factor NusA; translation: MSREILLLVDALAREKNVAKDIVFAALESALASATKKRIHDDADVVVSIDRETGDHQSFRRWVVMPDEEVTNDEAEMGIIDAREIDPDIQLGQYIEEQLEPIDFGRIGAQAAKQVILQKIRDAEREQVLNDFLDRKEFLVSGSIKRMERGSAIIEVGRMEAVLPRDQQIPRENLRVGDRVKAYLLKIDRGARGPQLILSRTAPEFLVKLFELEVPEIEDGLLEIKACARDPGLRAKIAVKSNDPRIDPIGTCVGLRGSRVTAVRNEIGGEQIDIIVWAPDPAQFVVAALQPAEVVSIVVDEEAHAMDVVVDENNLAIAIGRNGQNVKLASELTAWTINLMSEQESAEKTAQEQQGLRALFMEKLDVDEEVADILIEEGFSSLEEIAYVPLAEMLEIEAFDEDTVNELRNRARNVLLTEAIVTEEQLENVSDDLLNLDGMDKSLAAGLARKGIRTRDDLADLAVDELVEMAGIDEERAKALISVARAHWFEE
- a CDS encoding alpha/beta fold hydrolase translates to MKTSRSRFADVRGVRYHLREWGGEGAPKLFMLHGWMDVSASFQFVVDALAHEWHVIAPDWRGFGRSGWWGDGYWFPDYLADLDAILRMVEPDAPVRLVGHSMGGNVACMYAGVRPSRVARVVALDAFGLVDRAADEAPGRYEKWLNELAGPATFRDYADFDALAQRLQRDNPRLPAERARWLAGHLGERVGCEGGTVVRLAGDPAHRRVNPVLYRRAEAEACWRRATAPVMWVEPADPALRRHLGVGDEAHDAARDCFRALSVVTLEGAGHNLHHEQPEALARIIEPFLLSQ
- a CDS encoding site-2 protease family protein, with the protein product MDSLISTLAIWALPVVLAITLHEAAHGYVARHFGDPTADLAGRITLNPLRHIDPVGTVLVPALILAASSLFSGGGILFGWAKPVPVNFGRLHNPKADMLWVAAAGPFANLLMALGWGILFKIATSTSAGEYTVPMMKMADAGMQINIVLMVLNLFPLPPLDGGRIAVSLLPNRLAWQFARIEPYGFPILLVLLFTGVLGMILWPLMAIFRYLLALALGF
- the rluB gene encoding 23S rRNA pseudouridine(2605) synthase RluB, with the protein product MSTPRKSNRPLRPPLKKKPEAIEILDRSDGPRRGGGAGDRGQRDEDAQPRGRDAHLNADPRGPRAPRGARKGGEPREDGNAESRPDAHQSALGRPERGERPARGAGRRGQGGGRNAPTVLAEPERLQKVLAQAGVASRREIEELVIAGRISVNGLPASLGQKIGPGDRVKLNGKLIPLRFAQRTPRVLIYHKPEGEIVSRDDPEGRPTVFERLPVLRKGRWLAVGRLDFTTSGLLLFTNDGELANRLMHPRYELEREYAVRVLGELTEEQARSLTEGIQLEDGVARFNGLRDEGGEGANHWYRVTISEGRNREVRRMFESVGLTVSRLMRVRYGPVELPARLKRGMWMEMPEADACRLAGVPVPQRRPDERDKRPPKLHHTMPRAR
- the scpB gene encoding SMC-Scp complex subunit ScpB, whose protein sequence is MEPATTPEAWLRIIEAALLATPAPLAVSDLRRLFDEDPGPETVRRLLDELRAEWAAAGRGVELVQLASGWRFQTRPQYQVYLDRLKEEKPPRYSRAVMETLAIIAYRQPVTRGDIEDIRGVAVSPNVLKTLESRGWIDVVGHRDTPGRPALFATTRRFLDDMGLRSLTELPALTEIERIMDLVDTSQIEPAAAAAPEEEA
- a CDS encoding L-threonylcarbamoyladenylate synthase, which produces MAQFFSVHPEQPQPRLIRQAAEILRNGGLMAFPTDSAYALGCLAGDASLLERIRRIRGVDERHHFTLMCRDLSEIATYARVDNSQYRLLKAVTPGPYTFILEGTKELPRRVLHPRRKTIGLRIPEHAVVSALLAELDGPLLTSTLLLPGEDLPLSDPEDIRDRLGKQIDLVIDAGYCGPEATTVIDLTSGVPELVRAGRGDLSPFGLEAA
- the rimP gene encoding ribosome maturation factor RimP — protein: MRAGIEKLIEQVVTGLGFELVDVEFSPKGRLLRVFIDVERGITVDDCATVSNQLQRVFEVENVDYDRLEVSSPGLDRPLKKLADFERFAGSEIQLRVSLPINNQRNFVGVLEGVRDGAVVLATDKGEMLFPFDDIEKARLVPKF